In Cervus elaphus chromosome 3, mCerEla1.1, whole genome shotgun sequence, the following proteins share a genomic window:
- the LOC122680039 gene encoding polypeptide N-acetylgalactosaminyltransferase 4: MRIRMAVRWTWAGKSCLLLALLTVAYLLMELSVSTFHVSLRVGGAREPGSRQLSEPGKKAVDLSRPLYEKPPADSHALGEWGKASKLQLSESELKQQEELIERYAINIYLSDRISLHRHIEDKRMYECKSKKFNYRRLPTTSVIIAFYNEAWSTLLRTIHSVLETSPAVLLKEIILVDDLSDRIYLKTQLETYVSNLDRVRLIRTNKREGLVRARLIGATFATGDVLTFLDCHCECNTGWLEPLLERIHKDETVIICPVIDTIDWNTFEFYMQTGEPMIGGFDWRLTFQWHSVPKHERDRRKSRIEPFRSPTMAGGLFAVSKKYFQYLGTYDTGMEVWGGENLELSFRVWQCGGKLEIHPCSHVGHVFPKRAPYARPNFLQNTARAAEVWMDEYKEHFYNRNPPARKEAYGDISERKLLRERLRCKSFDWYLKNVFSTLHVPEDRPGWHGAIRSIGISSECLDYNAPDNNPTSANLSLFGCHGQGGNQFFEYTSNKEIRFNSVTELCAEVAELRKHVGMQNCPKDGFPIPANIIWHFKEDGTVFHPHSGLCLSAYRTPEGRPDVQMRTCDALDKNQIWKFEK, from the coding sequence ATGAGGATCCGGATGGCCGTGAGGTGGACGTGGGCAGGCAAAAGCTGCCTGCTGCTGGCGCTTCTCACAGTGGCCTACCTCCTGATGGAACTCTCCGTCTCCACTTTCCATGTCTCCTTGCGAGTCGGCGGTGCCCGCGAGCCGGGGTCAAGACAGCTCTCCGAGCCGGGGAAGAAAGCAGTGGATTTGTCTCGGCCCCTATATGAGAAGCCCCCTGCAGATTCCCATGCCCTTGGGGAGTGGGGGAAAGCCAGCAAGCTCCAGCTCAGCGAGAGTGAGCTGAAGCAGCAAGAGGAACTCATTGAGAGATATGCCATTAACATTTACCTCAGTGACAGGATTTCCCTGCACCGCCACATAGAGGATAAGAGAATGTATGAGTGTAAGTCCAAGAAGTTTAACTACAGGAGACTTCCCACCACTTCTGTCATCATCGCTTTCTATAACGAAGCCTGGTCGACCTTACTTCGCACCATCCACAGTGTTTTGGAAACTTCTCCCGCAGTCCTTCTGAAGGAGATCATCTTAGTCGATGACTTGAGCGACAGAATATATTTGAAGACACAGCTGGAGACTTACGTCAGCAATCTGGATAGAGTCCGCCTGATTAGAACAAACAAGCGGGAAGGGCTGGTGAGGGCCCGTCTGATTGGGGCCACTTTTGCCACTGGCGACGTCCTCACTTTCCTGGATTGTCACTGTGAGTGTAATACTGGCTGGCTGGAGCCACTTTTGGAAAGGATTCATAAGGATGAAACAGTGATCATTTGTCCTGTTATAGACACCATCGACTGGAATACTTTTGAATTCTATATGCAGACTGGGGAGCCCATGATTGGTGGGTTCGACTGGCGTCTAACCTTCCAGTGGCATTCTGTCCCCAAACATGAGAGGGACAGGCGTAAATCGAGAATTGAACCATTCAGATCGCCCACCATGGCCGGAGGACTGTTTGCGGTCAGCAAGAAGTATTTTCAGTACCTTGGAACTTATGACACTGGGATGGAAGTGTGGGGAGGTGAAAACCTGGAGCTGTCTTTCAGGGTGTGGCAGTGTGGAGGTAAACTGGAGATCCACCCATGTTCCCACGTGGGCCACGTATTCCCTAAGCGGGCACCATATGCTCGGCCCAATTTCCTGCAGAATACTGCTCGGGCAGCGGAAGTCTGGATGGACGAGTACAAGGAGCATTTCTACAATCGAAACCCTCCAGCAAGGAAAGAAGCTTATGGCgatatttctgaaagaaaattacTACGGGAAAGGCTGAGGTGCAAGAGCTTTGATTGGTAtttgaaaaatgtgttttctacTTTGCACGTTCCAGAGGATAGGCCAGGCTGGCATGGAGCTATTCGCAGTATTGGGATCTCTTCTGAATGTTTAGATTATAATGCTCCTGACAACAACCCCACAAGTGCTaacctttccctatttggatgCCATGGTCAAGGAGGCAATCAATTCTTTGAATATACCTCCAACAAAGAAATAAGGTTTAATTCGGTGACGGAGTTATGTGCAGAAGTTGCCGAGCTACGAAAGCATGTGGGAATGCAGAATTGTCCCAAAGATGGGTTTCCTATCCCAGcaaacattatttggcattttaAAGAAGATGGAACTGTTTTTCATCCCCACTCAGGACTGTGTCTCAGTGCTTACCGGACACCCGAGGGCCGGCCCGATGTTCAGATGAGAACTTGTGATGCTCTGGATAAAAATCAAATCTGGAAGTTTGAGAAATAG